The genomic stretch CTCATTGCGTCCCCCCTCAGCGGTAGCCGGCTGCATCGTCATAGGTCTTGAAATCGACCAGTGTTCCCAGCATTTGCAGATAGGCGACGAGGGCATCCATCTCGGTCACCTGCTGCGGATTGCCGTCCAGATCACCGACTTTGGCTTTCGGATAGCGTTTCTCGACGCCGGAGGCATCGGCATTCGGGTCGGCCTGGGCCATCAGATCGGCATTGGCGTGCGCGATCATGTCATCGGAGTACGGGACGCCAACACGCGCGTTCGCAACCAGATGCGTCGAGAAGTCCTTCACCTCGATCGGAGCGTCCTTAAGGAACGCATAGCTCGGCATGATCGATTCCGGCACCACGGAACGTGGATCGGAAAGATGTGCGACGTGCCATGCGTTCGAATAGCGGTCACCGACCCGGGCGAGATCGGGACCGGTGCGCTTCGATCCCCATTGGAAGGGATGATCGTACATCGACTCGGCGGCCAGGCTGTAGTGGCCGTAGCGCTCGACCTCGTCCCGGAAAGGCCTGATCATCTGGCTGTGGCAGAGGTAGCAGCCCTCGCGCACATAGATGTTGCGTCCGGCGAGTTCCAGTGGCGAGTAGGGCCGCATGCCTTCGACTTTCTCGATCGTGTTGTCGAGATAGAAGAGCGGCGCAATCTCGACGATGCCGCCGACGGTCACGACAAGAAGAGAGCCAACGAGAAGAAGCGTGGCGTTCTTCTCGATGATCGCGTGTTTGTCCATCAAGCCCATTGTCTGGCTCCCTATTCGGCAGGCCGGAGGGCGGGCTCGGAACCTGGCATTGGTTGCTCTTCGCGCTGGTGGCCAAGAATGGTCATGGTCACGTTCCAGGCCATGAGCAGGGCGCCGGTGAGGTACATCGCACCGCCGATGGCGCGCATGACGTAGAAGGGATGCATGGCGGCGACGGTTTCGGCGAAGGAGTAGACGAGGAAACCCTGCTCGTCGTATTCGCGCCACATCAAGCCCTGCATGATGCCGGAAACCCACATCACCGCGGCGTAGACGACGATTCCGAGCGTCGCCAGCCAGAAGTGCCAGGTGACGAGCCGCAGCGAATAGAGACGTTCACGGTTCCACAGTTTCGGCACCATGTAGTAGATTGCGCCGAACGAGATCATGCCAACCCAGCCGAGCGCGCCGGAATGGACATGACCGATGGTCCAGTCCGTGTAGTGCGACAGCGAATTGACCGTCTTGATCGACATAATCGGACCTTCGAAGGTCGACATGCCGTAGAAGGCGACTGCCATCACCATCATGCGGATGATCGGATCGGTGCGCAGCTTGTCCCAGGCGCCAGACAGCGTCATCAGGCCATTGATCATACCGCCCCATGACGGCATCCACAGCATGATCGAGAACGCCATGCCGAGCGTCTGCGCCCAGTCGGGTAAGGCGGTGTAATGCAGGTGGTGCGGGCCGGCCCAGATGTAGAGAAAGATGATCGCCCAGAAGTGGACGATCGACAGGCGGTAGGAATAGACCGGCCGGTTCGCCTGCTTGGGCACGAAATAATACATCATGCCGAGGAACCCGGCGGTGAGGAAGAAGCCGACCGCGTTGTGGCCATACCACCATTGCGTCAAGGCGTCCTGGACGCCGGAGAAGGCGGAGTAGCTCTTCGAGCCCAGGAACGACGCCGGCATCGACAGATTGTTGACCACATGCAGCATCGCGATTGTCACGATGAAGGACAGGTAGAACCAGTTGGCGACGTAGATATGCGGTTCCTTGCGCTTCAGGATCGTGCCGAGGAACAGGATGAGATAGGCGACCCAGACGATGGTCAGCCAGAGATCCACATACCATTCGGGTTCGGCGTATTCGCGGGCTTCGGTGATGCCGAGCAGGTAGCCGGTCGCGGCCATGACAATGAACAGCTGGTAACCCCAGAACACAAACCAGGCCAGTTTGCCGCCAAACAGCCGGGCGTGGCACGTGCGCTGCACGACATAGAGAGACGTGCAAAGCAAAGCGTTGCCGCCGAAGGCGAAGACGACGCCGGATGTGTGCAGCGGCCGCAGCCGGCCGAAATTGAACCAGGGTTGGATGTTGAGGTGAGGGTATGCCAGCTGCAGGGCAATGATCACACCGACGAGCATGCCGACGACGCCCCAGAATACCGTTGCAATGGCTCCGTAGCGGATCGGGCCATCCATGTAGGCGGAGGTGTCGATCGGAGCCGCCGGCTTGAAATCTGTGTTGCGCAGCAGGATCGCGGTAAAGCCAGCCACGGCGACGAACAAAACCCCCATATGCTGGCGAAAAGGTCCTTCTACGCCGAAGCCGGCAGCCACCAGGGCCGCAAAAGCAAACAGGCTTAGAACGACGATCTCCGTGCCGAATTTCATGACATGTCCCCGACCAGGATTCCAATGCGCGGACGCCAAATCCGCGGTGCATTAATTCCGTAGTTGCCGCCTGCTCGCCCTGATCCATGTCAGAGCCGCACGATTTTGCTTCGGGCAGCATCGAGTTCGGTGCAATCAGAAGGTGGCGATTTGAACAAGGAAACGCAGCACGGGCCAACCCGCTCATGGACAAGTGCGGCTTTCTCGCGCCAGGCCGGGACAGAGGCGATTCCGGGCGAGGTCATGAAGCTTGCCCATCGGGAAAAGCTGGAGCTCTGCTTCTCGCTGGAAAGCATTGCCGATGCACTGCCGAACGTCGACCGCCTCAAATGTCTTGGAACGGCCAAGAAGATCGTTCCGCTGCTCCGTGACATTCATGGGTTTGAGGAGAGGGTGATTTTCCCTGCGTATGAGGCGCACTTGACCCCGGCCGAGGCCAAACTTGCCTCTACCAGCCGGTTGCGCATCGAGCACCTTGAGGATCAATGCTTCGCTGGCGAGGTGGCCGAAACGCTCCTAGCGATCGGTCATGGTGATCCGATAGAGAGCGCGGAAGCTGTCGGATTCATGCTACGCGGCTTCTTCGAAGGCTTGCGGCGACACATCGCTTTCGAACGCGAGCATGTCCTGCCGCGGATCGTAATAAGCGACGAAGGCCCCGACGCTTAGGTCTCATTCAAAGGCCGGTTGCCGCGCGCCTCGGCCGCCGCAGCGCTGCTCCAGCCGGCTCATGCTGTCGACCGTTACATGGCGTTTGTTCTCGATCCGGATCACGCCGTCAGCCCGCAATCGCGTAAGCTGGCGGCTCACGGTCTCGTTCGTCAGTCCAAGGAAATCAGAGATGTCGGCACGTGTCAGCGGCAGATCGAAGCATGCCGACCCAGCCGCCGGGTCGATACTGGAATCCATATTCCGGGCGATCATGAGGAGAAAGCTCGCCACCTTCTCCGGCGCGGTCTTGCGCCCGAGAGTCACCATCCATTCAAGTGCCTCGTCGAGTTCGTCCAGCGTCTGCTTGAGCAGGCGATGCTTGAGTCCCGGTGATTCCTTCATTATCCGTTCAACGGCCGCCTTCGGAAACGAGCACAGCGAGACGGAGGTTGCTGCTTCCACATTGATCGTGCTTTTCACCTTGAAGGGCCGTCCCAGAAAATCCGGTGCGAACCGAAGACCGACAATCTGCTGGCGGCCGTCCGAAAGGCACTTCGTCAGCTTCACAACGCCTGAAAGCAAGTTTGAATAGCTGTCGACGGCCTCGGCGTCGGCGATCAGTTCGACCCCCGGCTCGAGCTTGTGCCGCGACGAAGTTTTGGCGAGCCCAACCAAATGGTTTGGATCGAGCGCAGCGCAGACGCCGCGAAGTCGTGCTGCGCAAGACAGGCAAAGAACGGGAATGCCGGAACTGTGAATGTCTTGCCGTACTGTCATTACGCTCGCGCTACCGATCCCAAGTTTCGACAGGATAGCAAGCGATGGCAGAGAAATCCTTGCGGCAGTTTGTCCGTGCTGGAGGCTGACCGAAATCAGGGCATTGGCTCTTCGACGCGTCCAGACTACCGGCGAGGCAAAAACGGCGGACCACCAAATGAGACCGGAATTAGCTGCCAGGCTTGGCGAGAACGTCCCGCGTTATACCAGTTACCCGACCGCGCCGCATTTCCATCCTGGCGTCGACGCTGATGTCTATCGAAGCTGGGTGAAGGCGCTCGAAAGCGGTGACGAGGTCTCGCTCTACCTGCACATCCCTTATTGCGACCGGCTGTGCTGGTTCTGTGCGTGCCATACAAAGCAGACCCGCCGCTACGAGCCGGTGGCTTCGTATCTCCGCTCGCTTCACGCGGAGATCGCGACTGTCGCCGGTCTTGTCGGCGGCAAGGCCCATGTCCGCGCCGTGCATTTCGGCGGCGGCTCGCCGACCATGCTGAAGCCCGAGGATATGATAGCCTTGGGAACTGTCCTGCGGGATAGCTTCGATTTTCTTGCCGATGCGAAGATCAGCGTCGAAATCGAACCCAACGACATGGACGAAGCCCGCCTTGATACACTTGCCGAGATCGGCATGGCGCGGGCGAGCCTCGGCGTTCAGGATTTCGATCCGAAGGTGCAGAAGGCGATCAACCGCGAGCAGAGCTTTTTGCAGACCAAGGCGGTTGTCGACGGCATTCGCTCTCGCGGCGTAGGGTCCGTGAACCTCGATTTGCTTTACGGCCTGCCGCATCAGACCAGGGAGAGCGTCTGTTCCACCGTGGCGCAGGCGCTGACTCTGGAGCCGGACCGGATGGCGCTGTTCGGCTACGCGCATGTGCCCTGGTTCAAGAAGCATCAGACTATGATCGACGAGGCATGGTTGCCGGGTCCGGCCGAACGGTTCGCTCAGTGGCAAATTGCCGCCCGTCTGATCATGGGCGCCGGATACGAGGCGATTGGAATAGACCATTTCGCCAAGCCGGATGATGCGCTTGCAGTCTCGGCTCGCGCGGGAACGATCCGCCGCAATTTCCAGGGCTACACCGAGGATCGCTGCGAAACACTGATCGGGCTCGGGCCGTCATCGATCAGCCGGTTTCGACAGGGCTATTCGCAGAACATGCCGTCGACAGCCGAATATGGACGCATGGTCGAGGGGGGACATCTGGCCACGGTCCGCGGCATCGCGTTTTCCGAAGATGACCGTGTTCGCGGCTGGATCATCGAGCGCTTGATGTGCGATTTCGGCTTTTCAGCAGCCGATCTGGTGGAACGCTTCGGGGAAGCCGGACAAAAGCTTCTTTTCCAAGCAAGCTCCATCGCCATTGGCGACCCTGCTCGACCGCTTGAACTCCAAGGTGACAGTTACGTCGTATCGGCGGAAAGTCGTCCCTTTGTAAGGAGCATTGCAGCGAAGTTCGACAAATATTTCGAAAGTGGAACGGCCAGGCACTCAGTGGCAGTCTGAGTGCCACAGACGAACGTCACCGTCTTCAGTCGATCGCGAACCTCCTCAAAATCGCCGAAACCAGCAGCTAACAATTCGATAGTGCATATGGCGCCACTTTACGATGCTGTGACGACGCGGGTATTTACCAAAGGGGGTCGCATGGCAGAGGGCTGGGACCCGCCGGAACCCTGCAGGCAGGGCTCCACTTCGTATCCGCCCAAGCAGGTTGGATTGTTCGGCCCAGTCTTTCACTGAATGTCGGCGACGCACCCCATTGCGGCTTCCGCTACTCAGCGCTGCGGCTCTTGAATGCCCCTTTGAGATGAGCTCATTCTGAGTAACAACCGCACGGCGTTCCCACGTGTCTGAAACCATGCATCAGTGCGGCTCGCACGCCCTGCGCCTGTTCGCGGTTTCCGGGCCGCCCAGGCACTTACTTGACCTCCAGCTGCTCGAAGTTCGCGCATAGGCCTTACATGACGGATCGGTAGGCCGCGACCGCCGGGAAATTAGGCACCCGGGCGGCTGCGCCAATTGACCAACTTTATGCTTCGATTACTCGGAATCTGAACCTGACACGCGTCGCGATTTCTCTGACATGCCGGCGGGCAAGCTTTCCTTTCTGGCCTTGGCAAACGCTCTGTCACCTTCCAGAAACCCTGCCAGCATGAAAGGTATGAGTTCCGCTACCGTTTCAGACTCGCCATAGGTCTGGCGGTAAAGCGCCGCATAGTCCTTGAGTGCTTGGTTCAGGTCCGCGCTAACGGTGATGGTCATCTTCGAAGGTGTCCGGTCTGGAAGCTTTCCAAGTTTCAGATCTGCCATGATTACTCCTGTTCAAGTCGGGTATGGGCGCAGCACAAGATCCTTGTGTACAATCACGCGTAGGGGCCAACCGGGTCGGACGATAATGGTGGGTTGAATATTCAGGTTCTTTTCGGTGATGCGCTGGCCGGCTTGACTGATGTTTTGCTGAGTGGATTCCCGGATCGCCTTAACTAGGTCGCTTTCGTTTTCCCCAAAGCTCAACTCGGTACCAACGCCCAGTAGCGTCGCTAGAGCAACTCCCTTGATCAGCTGCCAGGTGTGAAAATCGACCTTGTCCTCAAGCCCGGCATAGCCGGCAGTATCCGTCGCTGGCAGATTGTCGATTTCGATCGAGGAACCGTCGGGCAGGATTATTCGCTGCCAGACCAGCAATGCGCGCCTCTGCCCAAAAGCCACGACGCTGTCATAAGTGCCGATGAGGCGTGAGCCTTGCGGAATGAGCACAATGCTGCCGGTGACTGTGTCGTGCACATTCTCGGTGACCTGCGCGACGACAAGGCCAGGCAAGTCGGAATTTATGCCGGTGACGAGACTGGCCGCGATCACGCTGCCGGCCATCAGTTGGTAGGGCGAGGCCGGCGTCTGCAGCGCTTGCGGATTGTAGATCCCGCTTGTGTTTCGCTGACTGACAAAATCGAGCTTGCGCTGTTGGTTGTTCTGGTCACCCTCGGCTGGGGCAACGGAAGCTGACACGCGCGTCGCTCCGGATTGCGGAAGCGCCTCAGACGGCTGCTGCGCACTCGGCCCGCCGCCGGCGACATCTGTCTGTCTGGGTCGATTGTCGATCCGGAACAAGACTTGCGACTCGCGCGCCTCAATTGCTTGCTGGGCAAGGCGCTGCTCCTCGGCGGAGACATCCTGCCCTGGCGCGATGCCGAGCTGACGTTGGCGTTCAAGGATGGGGCGACCGAGGTCGCCGGGCAGTGGCGGTCCGAGCACAGGGGCCTTCGGCATGATCCCGGCATAGTCCTTGGGAAGCGCTTCTAGTCCCTCGGCGGGTGGCTTGCGCTCGGTGTTATAGCGGTCCTCTGCCTGGTGCTTGATACGCCGTGCCGGTCCTTGAAGCGCCATCATCGTGACGCCCAGAATGGCACCGGATCCGACTGCAGCGATGGCGACGATCACACCGCGCCTGAATCGGACAGCGCGGCGGGGCGAGGCTCGCAATTGCAGCTGCTCGGGATCGAGTTTCGGCGGCGCATCGGATCGGGAAGTATCGGTCATGAGCGCTCCCCTCACCTGCTGGGCCGCGCAAAGAGCGGAATCCGCCGCGGCGGTTGCCGGCCGTCAGTCCTGGTGATGCGCACCACCTGCTGCTGCTTGCTGCCTAGACGCAGTTCTGCAGCGCCAAAGAGGCGATCGACGATGTAGTAGTTGCCGCGCATGCGATAATTGACGAGCTGGCTGTCCCCATCGGCACCGACGATGAAGAGAGGAGGCGCTTCGCCCTGATCAATGCGACGGGGGAATTCGATATAGACCTTGCTGCCATCGTCGAAAGCGCGCGTCGGCCTCCAGGGTGGTGTGTCGCCGGTGATTGAATACCGAAAGCGGATATTCTCGAGCGCCACATTCGACGCTACCGGCATGGCAGCCTCGGCTTGGGCGTTGCGCTGGCGTAGCGCGATGATCTGGTCCTCGCTATAGGTCCAGGAGATCGCCGCCATTGAGGTCTTCTCGGTGCTTTGAAGCTGCAAATGGTAGGTGCGTCGTTCCGTGGTGATCACCAGATTTGTGTTAAGTCCCGGCGCGAAGGGTTTTACCAGCACATGGGTGCGCTGATTGTCACCGGTGCCGCTGACGGTATCGCCGATCACCCAACGCACCGTGTCGCCGGCCGACACGGCTGTTAGCTTCTCGCCCGGCTGGAGTGCGATATCGGTAACGCGCTCCGGCGCGGCATAGAGCTGATAGAGTGCGCCATCGGCGAATGGATAGACCTGAACCGCATTCACGTACCCATACCTGGTGGGTTGCTGCGTCGCTGCTTTATTGGCATCGGAGACCCGTTCTTCAGGAGAGCGCTTGTCATCGGCCACCCTGCCCGGATCGGGCTGTAGCTGACCTGGCAACGGCAGCGGCTTTGGCACTTCGACTATCTTGACCGGCTTCTCCGGCGGCTTCTCGATTGCGGCTGGTTTGAAATCGGCAGCATCATAGGAAATCTCAGGCGGCGGTACCGGCTTCGACGCGCAGGCGGAGAGGACTGCTGTAGAGGCCGACAGGATCAGCGCGGCACGGACCGACGACATTCTATTCTTCATTGGTGGACTCCTTTTGGGGAAACGGACGTCGGCGCAGCACTGTCGAGCTCGCGCGACCAGTCGATCGCATTGATGAAGACGCCGAGCGGGTTGTTGCGCAGTTGGTCAGTATTGCTTGGCGGGCGGATCACGATGGTGAGGATCGCGGTCCAGCGCGTCGTGCTGGCAAGGCTGCCGCGCTCAAAAACCTGCTCGGCCCATTTGACCTGGAACGAGCTGTCGGAAGCCCTGACCACGCTGGTCACTTGCACCGACACGCTGCGTGTGCCGATCTGGCCGAAAGGATCGTTCGCCTTGGCGTACTCGTTGAGAAAGAGCGCCGCGCGGTCCGTGGCGAAGTCATAGGCCGAAAGCCAGTTCTGCCGCACCAGCACCGGATCGGTGGAAACGGAACGGACATTCTGAATGAAGCGGCCGAGATGCCACGCGATCTGGGCATCGGAGGGCTCGTAGTCCCGGACTGCCGGCGCAACGGCGCGTGCCTCGCCGAAGCCGTCGACCTCGACGACGTAAGGCACGACGCGGCTCTGCATCGACTGCCACACGAGTCCGGCGGAAAGTCCGGCCGCCAAGGTCAGACAGCCAAGAGCCATGAACCGCCAGTTGCGGGCCTGCACTCGAGATGAGCCGATGCGCTCGTCCCAGAGCTGCGCGGCCTTCTGATACGGCGTGACCGGCTCGGGCGTCTTGCCGTAACGTTGAATGGGTCGCTTGAATAGCATTTAGTCGTCCTTGTCGTTGAGAGAGGGATTGGCGCTGCCTCCCGGCCTGTCGCCTTCACGGACGGCCTGCATGGCGGCGTGACGCTGGGCACGGGCTGTCTGTTCGGAACGCAGGCGCCTGGCCCAGCCGGGCGCGGCATCAGTGACCGGACCAGTAGGGCTTCCGGTCATGGATGCGGTCGGCGCACCACCGGTCGCGGTCCAGGCAGCTTCGCGCCCTGCATCAACGCTGCGCCCGAAGCCTCCTGCGGCAGATCGTGCCGCCCGCATTGCGGCGCCGCCGGCGGCGCTGGTCACACCATGCATTCCAGCAGCTACACCGGGCAGGCCGGACTCGGGCGATGTTGCGCGCCCCATCTGCCAGGCCGTAGAAGCCGCTGACCCCATGGTCGTGCCGGCACGGAGTGCGGTGAGACCGCTGCCGGTTGCCATGCGCGCGCCGGCAAATGCTGCGCCTGCGGCAACGAGCGATGCACCGGCTGCGGCTGCCGTGGTTCCAAGTGCGGCGCCCGCGCCAAGCTGCGGCGCGCCCGAGACAAGACCGGAGGCTATCCCAGGTCCGAAAATGCCGAGACCAAGGAGCGCCAA from Mesorhizobium sp. NZP2077 encodes the following:
- the ccoO gene encoding cytochrome-c oxidase, cbb3-type subunit II, whose amino-acid sequence is MGLMDKHAIIEKNATLLLVGSLLVVTVGGIVEIAPLFYLDNTIEKVEGMRPYSPLELAGRNIYVREGCYLCHSQMIRPFRDEVERYGHYSLAAESMYDHPFQWGSKRTGPDLARVGDRYSNAWHVAHLSDPRSVVPESIMPSYAFLKDAPIEVKDFSTHLVANARVGVPYSDDMIAHANADLMAQADPNADASGVEKRYPKAKVGDLDGNPQQVTEMDALVAYLQMLGTLVDFKTYDDAAGYR
- the trbG gene encoding P-type conjugative transfer protein TrbG, whose translation is MKNRMSSVRAALILSASTAVLSACASKPVPPPEISYDAADFKPAAIEKPPEKPVKIVEVPKPLPLPGQLQPDPGRVADDKRSPEERVSDANKAATQQPTRYGYVNAVQVYPFADGALYQLYAAPERVTDIALQPGEKLTAVSAGDTVRWVIGDTVSGTGDNQRTHVLVKPFAPGLNTNLVITTERRTYHLQLQSTEKTSMAAISWTYSEDQIIALRQRNAQAEAAMPVASNVALENIRFRYSITGDTPPWRPTRAFDDGSKVYIEFPRRIDQGEAPPLFIVGADGDSQLVNYRMRGNYYIVDRLFGAAELRLGSKQQQVVRITRTDGRQPPRRIPLFARPSR
- a CDS encoding DUF2274 domain-containing protein, translated to MADLKLGKLPDRTPSKMTITVSADLNQALKDYAALYRQTYGESETVAELIPFMLAGFLEGDRAFAKARKESLPAGMSEKSRRVSGSDSE
- a CDS encoding TrbI/VirB10 family protein, translating into MTDTSRSDAPPKLDPEQLQLRASPRRAVRFRRGVIVAIAAVGSGAILGVTMMALQGPARRIKHQAEDRYNTERKPPAEGLEALPKDYAGIMPKAPVLGPPLPGDLGRPILERQRQLGIAPGQDVSAEEQRLAQQAIEARESQVLFRIDNRPRQTDVAGGGPSAQQPSEALPQSGATRVSASVAPAEGDQNNQQRKLDFVSQRNTSGIYNPQALQTPASPYQLMAGSVIAASLVTGINSDLPGLVVAQVTENVHDTVTGSIVLIPQGSRLIGTYDSVVAFGQRRALLVWQRIILPDGSSIEIDNLPATDTAGYAGLEDKVDFHTWQLIKGVALATLLGVGTELSFGENESDLVKAIRESTQQNISQAGQRITEKNLNIQPTIIVRPGWPLRVIVHKDLVLRPYPT
- a CDS encoding hemerythrin domain-containing protein, which produces MNKETQHGPTRSWTSAAFSRQAGTEAIPGEVMKLAHREKLELCFSLESIADALPNVDRLKCLGTAKKIVPLLRDIHGFEERVIFPAYEAHLTPAEAKLASTSRLRIEHLEDQCFAGEVAETLLAIGHGDPIESAEAVGFMLRGFFEGLRRHIAFEREHVLPRIVISDEGPDA
- the hemN gene encoding oxygen-independent coproporphyrinogen III oxidase; the protein is MRPELAARLGENVPRYTSYPTAPHFHPGVDADVYRSWVKALESGDEVSLYLHIPYCDRLCWFCACHTKQTRRYEPVASYLRSLHAEIATVAGLVGGKAHVRAVHFGGGSPTMLKPEDMIALGTVLRDSFDFLADAKISVEIEPNDMDEARLDTLAEIGMARASLGVQDFDPKVQKAINREQSFLQTKAVVDGIRSRGVGSVNLDLLYGLPHQTRESVCSTVAQALTLEPDRMALFGYAHVPWFKKHQTMIDEAWLPGPAERFAQWQIAARLIMGAGYEAIGIDHFAKPDDALAVSARAGTIRRNFQGYTEDRCETLIGLGPSSISRFRQGYSQNMPSTAEYGRMVEGGHLATVRGIAFSEDDRVRGWIIERLMCDFGFSAADLVERFGEAGQKLLFQASSIAIGDPARPLELQGDSYVVSAESRPFVRSIAAKFDKYFESGTARHSVAV
- the ccoN gene encoding cytochrome-c oxidase, cbb3-type subunit I, which codes for MKFGTEIVVLSLFAFAALVAAGFGVEGPFRQHMGVLFVAVAGFTAILLRNTDFKPAAPIDTSAYMDGPIRYGAIATVFWGVVGMLVGVIIALQLAYPHLNIQPWFNFGRLRPLHTSGVVFAFGGNALLCTSLYVVQRTCHARLFGGKLAWFVFWGYQLFIVMAATGYLLGITEAREYAEPEWYVDLWLTIVWVAYLILFLGTILKRKEPHIYVANWFYLSFIVTIAMLHVVNNLSMPASFLGSKSYSAFSGVQDALTQWWYGHNAVGFFLTAGFLGMMYYFVPKQANRPVYSYRLSIVHFWAIIFLYIWAGPHHLHYTALPDWAQTLGMAFSIMLWMPSWGGMINGLMTLSGAWDKLRTDPIIRMMVMAVAFYGMSTFEGPIMSIKTVNSLSHYTDWTIGHVHSGALGWVGMISFGAIYYMVPKLWNRERLYSLRLVTWHFWLATLGIVVYAAVMWVSGIMQGLMWREYDEQGFLVYSFAETVAAMHPFYVMRAIGGAMYLTGALLMAWNVTMTILGHQREEQPMPGSEPALRPAE
- a CDS encoding Crp/Fnr family transcriptional regulator; the encoded protein is MTVRQDIHSSGIPVLCLSCAARLRGVCAALDPNHLVGLAKTSSRHKLEPGVELIADAEAVDSYSNLLSGVVKLTKCLSDGRQQIVGLRFAPDFLGRPFKVKSTINVEAATSVSLCSFPKAAVERIMKESPGLKHRLLKQTLDELDEALEWMVTLGRKTAPEKVASFLLMIARNMDSSIDPAAGSACFDLPLTRADISDFLGLTNETVSRQLTRLRADGVIRIENKRHVTVDSMSRLEQRCGGRGARQPAFE
- the trbF gene encoding conjugal transfer protein TrbF, which produces MLFKRPIQRYGKTPEPVTPYQKAAQLWDERIGSSRVQARNWRFMALGCLTLAAGLSAGLVWQSMQSRVVPYVVEVDGFGEARAVAPAVRDYEPSDAQIAWHLGRFIQNVRSVSTDPVLVRQNWLSAYDFATDRAALFLNEYAKANDPFGQIGTRSVSVQVTSVVRASDSSFQVKWAEQVFERGSLASTTRWTAILTIVIRPPSNTDQLRNNPLGVFINAIDWSRELDSAAPTSVSPKGVHQ